The Syntrophaceae bacterium genomic interval CTCCCGGAGGCCAGGGGCCCCGGCCGGAGACGTCAGGCGGGAGATGCCCCACATCCTGGTGGTGCCCTGCCTCGACACGGGCAACGTCATCTGCAAGCTCGACTTCTTCCTTGACGTGACGCGCAGCTCGCTCGTCGCCACGTCCCGAGGTCCGGTCTGCATCCCCGCCCGGTCCGACTTCAGCGACAACATCGTACAGCAGCTGGCCATGTGCGTCGTCCTGGCCGACCGCATGGGAAAGGAGGTGCACTGAGATGATCCGGTCCTTCAAAGACATCCTGGAAGCGGCCATGCAGGCGGGGCCGAAGCGGATTGCCGTTCCTTTTCCCACCGTCGAAGATATCCGGATCCTCTCCCGGGCGTCGTCGTCGGGACTCGCTGTTCCCTGTCTGATCGGCAGAGCGGAGGCACTGAAAGCCGCCGTCGGCCGGACGCCCCTGGCATCCCGGGAGCACGAGATCGTGGACGGGGCCGACCGGAAGGAGGCCCTGCGGCAGGCGGTGGTGCGGGTGCGGGAGGGCCGGGCCGACATCCTGATGCAGGGGGGCGCTTCGCACCGGGCCGTGATGAAAGCCGTGCTGGATCCCGCTGACGGCCTGAAGAAAAAGGGCGGCACGGCGAGCTACATCTCCGTCTTTCCGCTCCTGAAACGGGAGAAGCTGATCCTCATTACGGATACGTTCCTCAACGACTTCCCTGGCCTGGTCGAGAAGCAGGGGATCCTGAACAACGCCCTCCAGCTTGCGCGCCGGCTCGGCATCGAGACGCCGAACGTGGCCGTCCTGGCGGCGATCGAGCAGGTCAATCCGGGCATCCCTTCGACGCTGGACGCGGCGATCCTCTCCAAAATGGGGGAGAGGAGGCAGTTCGGCAAGGCCGTCGTCGAGGGTCCCGTGGACATCGACTGCGCCTTGAGCAAGGTCGCGGCGGACCGGAAGGGACTGCAAAGCGCCGTCACCGGCAATGTGGACATTTACCTGGTTCCCGAGATCGATACGGGCCACCTGCTGGCGGAATCCCTTGTCTTCTTCGGAGGCATGCAGACGGTGGGCTTTGTTGCGGGAACGGCCGGGCCGGTGCTCCTGAAGCTTCCCTTCACGTCCGCGGAAAACCGGGTCGTGGAAATCGCCTTGGCCGGCCTGATGAGCGGCAAAGGAGCGAACCATGGATAAGGAATTTCTTCTGCTCGCCATCAACGTCGGCTCGACCTCGACGAAAGTCGCCTTCTTCCGGGGAGAGCAGGCCGTCGCCCAGGAGAACATCGTCTACCGGGGGGAGGACCTGTCCCGCTTTTCCTCCCTGGCGGAGCAGCTTCCCCTGCGCGAGGAAGGCGTCCTGAAGTTCCTGGAGAAAAACGGGATCGGCCTGGAGGAGATCGACATCGTGGTCAGCCGCGGCGGCCTGGGACGGCCGGCGCCCGCCGGGGCCTACCGGATCGACGACGCCATGCGCCGCGACCTCCTGGAGGGGGTCTACGGGACGCATCCCTCCGCCCTGGGGCCGTCCATGGCCCTCGACTTTTCAAAAAAATGCGGCATGCCCGCCATCGTCATCGATCCGCCCAGCACCGACGAGTTCGAGCCTTTGGCCCGGATCTCCGGGATCCCCGAGATCGAGCGCAAGAGCGGGCTCCACGCCCTGAACCAGAAGATGGCGGCGCGGCGATGCGCCGCCGGGCTGGGGAAGAAGTACGAGGAGATCGACGTCGTCGTGGCCCACCTGGGGGGAGGCATCACCATCGGCGCCCACCGGAAGGGCCGGGTCGTCGACTGCACTCACGGGCTCGCGGAAGGCCCCTTCACGCCGGAGCGGGCCGGGGCGCTGCCGACGATGGACCTCCTGGACCTCGCCCTTTCCGGGACGATGGACAGGAAGCAGCTCCAGGGTCGCCTGGTGGGAAAGGGCGGACTGGCGGCTTATCTCGGCACGACGGACGCCCGGGTCGTCGAGGAGCGGATCCGGGGCGGGGACGAAAAGGCCGGGCTCGTCTTCGAGGCCATGGCCTACCAGGCCGCCAAGGACATCGGCGCCATGAGCACGGTCCTGGCGGGGCGGATCGACGGGATCGTCCTGACGGGCGGGCTGGCCCACTCGGAGATGCTCACCGGCCGGATCGGGGAGCGGGTCCGCTTCATCGCCCCCGTCTTCGTGTATCCCGGCGAGGACGAGATGACAGCCCTGGCGGAGGGGGGGCTCCGGGTTCTCCGGAACGAAGAGGACGTGAAGCCGTACTCGTAGCCGAACCGGCAGGGATCCGAACCGGAGGAGGCCGCCATGGATTTTCAGTGGACCGAGGAGCAGGACCTGATCCGCAGGAACATGCGGGAATTCGCCGACCGGTACGTGGAGCCCATCGCCGCGGAGATCGACGAGCACAGCCGCCATCCGGCGGAGGTCTTCCGGAAGCTCGGCGAGGACGGCTGGATGGGCATTCCCATTCCCCGGGAGTACGGGGGCGCCGGGGCGGATTTTCAGACCCATGCCGTCGCCGTGGAGGAGATCTCCCGGTCCTGCTCGTCCACGGGCTTCACCCTTTCGTTTCACGCCGGCATCATCGGTACGGCGATTCTTCTCTCCGGGACGGAGGAACAGAAGCGGAAGTACCTCGTACCCCTGGCGGAGGGCCGCCACCTGGGGGCCTTCCTGCTGACCGAGCCGGGCGCCGGGACCGACGTCATGGCCGTCCGCACGGAGGCCGTGCGGGAGGGGAGCGATTACGTCATCAACGGGACCAAGACCTTCGTCTCCAACGGTCCCATCGCGGACACCTACATCGTCTTCTGCTGGACCGACCGCTCCGCGGGCCGGAAAGGCATGAGCGCCTTCCTGGTTCCCCGGGGGACCCCCGGGCTGGAGCCGGGGCAGCCCTTCCACAAGATGGGCCTCCGGGCGTCCCAGACGTCGGAGGTCCACTTCCGCAATTGCCGCGTTCCTGCGGAAAACATCCTCGGCGGCGAGGGAGGGGGGCTTGGTGTCGCCATGAAGGGATTCGAGCGCGGGCGGGTCGGGATCGCCGCCCAGGCCGTGGGCATCCTGCAGGCGGCGCTGGACGAGTCGGTCCGGTATGCCCGGGAGCGGGTCCAGTTCGGCAGCCCCATCGCGCGGCAGCAGGCCATCGCCTGGATGATCGCCGACATGGCGACGGACCTGGCCGCGGCCCGGCATCTCGCCTGCCATGCCGCCTGGCTCCTGGACATCGGTAGGCCTTTCGGCACGGAGGCCTCCATGGCCAAACTGTTCGCCACGGAGGCGGCGATGCGGCAAACCGTCAAGGCAGTCCAGATCCACGGCGGGTACGGGTATGTCAAGGGAGCGAAGGTGGAGCGCCTGATGCGGGACGCCAAGATCGCCGAGATTTACGAAGGTACGTCGGAAGCGCAGCGGATGGTAATATCCGGAAGCGTAATGCGTCGGGGTGGCTGAAGGGCGGGCATCCGCCCCGATCCGGCCATCCCTCCGGGACGCCGGGATCGGGGTTTTTGGCTCCTCGGGGGCGGATCCCGTCACGGCCATCCGTTTCATATTGCAGACCGGTCTCATGGAAAACGGACCGTGCGACCATGTACAGGGAGGCGAATGTGATGCCGGCCATCCAGAAGGTTTCCATCATCGGGGCGGGTGCGCTGGGGGCGGCCTACGGGGCGCTCTTGTACGACATGGATCCGGGATGTGCGTCCTTCGTCGCCGCCGGCGAGCGTTTCGAGCGGCTCAGGCGGGAAGGGGTGATCGTCAACGGCAGGCATTACGCCATCCCCGTTCTTCCGCCGGAGGACGCATCGCCGCCGGCGGATCTCGTGATCGTCGCCGTCAAGAACCACCACCTGGACGCGGCGATCGGGGAGATGAAAAACCGGGTCGGCGGGGATACGGTCATCCTGTCCCTCATGAACGGGATCGACAGCGAGGAGCGCATCGGCGCCGTCTACGGCATGGACAAGGTCCTGTACGCCCTGACCATGGGGATCGACGCCCTCCGGGAGGGCAACCGCGTTGTCTACACGACGCAGGGAAGGATCTTTTTCGGGGAGGCGAAGAATCCCGCCGTCACGGAGCGGGTCGCCCGGGTGCAGGCGCTGTTCGACCGGGCGGGGATCGCCTGGGAGACGCCGCCCGACATGATCCGCACCCTCTGGTGGAAGTTCATGGCCAACGTGGGCATCAACCAGGCCTCGGCGGTCCTGCGGGCGCCCTATGCCGCCTTCCAGGCTCCGTCGGACGCTCGGGAGCTGATGCTGTCGTCCATGCGCGAGGTGATCGCCGTCGCTGAAAAAGCCGGCGTGTGCCTTACGAAAGAGGACATCGAGGCCTTCGACCCGATCCTGGCCCGCCTGAGCCCCGGGGGCAAGACGTCCATGCTGCAGGACGTGGAGGCCCGCCGGAAGACCGAG includes:
- the buk gene encoding butyrate kinase — its product is MDKEFLLLAINVGSTSTKVAFFRGEQAVAQENIVYRGEDLSRFSSLAEQLPLREEGVLKFLEKNGIGLEEIDIVVSRGGLGRPAPAGAYRIDDAMRRDLLEGVYGTHPSALGPSMALDFSKKCGMPAIVIDPPSTDEFEPLARISGIPEIERKSGLHALNQKMAARRCAAGLGKKYEEIDVVVAHLGGGITIGAHRKGRVVDCTHGLAEGPFTPERAGALPTMDLLDLALSGTMDRKQLQGRLVGKGGLAAYLGTTDARVVEERIRGGDEKAGLVFEAMAYQAAKDIGAMSTVLAGRIDGIVLTGGLAHSEMLTGRIGERVRFIAPVFVYPGEDEMTALAEGGLRVLRNEEDVKPYS
- a CDS encoding phosphate butyryltransferase gives rise to the protein MIRSFKDILEAAMQAGPKRIAVPFPTVEDIRILSRASSSGLAVPCLIGRAEALKAAVGRTPLASREHEIVDGADRKEALRQAVVRVREGRADILMQGGASHRAVMKAVLDPADGLKKKGGTASYISVFPLLKREKLILITDTFLNDFPGLVEKQGILNNALQLARRLGIETPNVAVLAAIEQVNPGIPSTLDAAILSKMGERRQFGKAVVEGPVDIDCALSKVAADRKGLQSAVTGNVDIYLVPEIDTGHLLAESLVFFGGMQTVGFVAGTAGPVLLKLPFTSAENRVVEIALAGLMSGKGANHG
- a CDS encoding acyl-CoA dehydrogenase; translated protein: MDFQWTEEQDLIRRNMREFADRYVEPIAAEIDEHSRHPAEVFRKLGEDGWMGIPIPREYGGAGADFQTHAVAVEEISRSCSSTGFTLSFHAGIIGTAILLSGTEEQKRKYLVPLAEGRHLGAFLLTEPGAGTDVMAVRTEAVREGSDYVINGTKTFVSNGPIADTYIVFCWTDRSAGRKGMSAFLVPRGTPGLEPGQPFHKMGLRASQTSEVHFRNCRVPAENILGGEGGGLGVAMKGFERGRVGIAAQAVGILQAALDESVRYARERVQFGSPIARQQAIAWMIADMATDLAAARHLACHAAWLLDIGRPFGTEASMAKLFATEAAMRQTVKAVQIHGGYGYVKGAKVERLMRDAKIAEIYEGTSEAQRMVISGSVMRRGG
- a CDS encoding 2-dehydropantoate 2-reductase, yielding MPAIQKVSIIGAGALGAAYGALLYDMDPGCASFVAAGERFERLRREGVIVNGRHYAIPVLPPEDASPPADLVIVAVKNHHLDAAIGEMKNRVGGDTVILSLMNGIDSEERIGAVYGMDKVLYALTMGIDALREGNRVVYTTQGRIFFGEAKNPAVTERVARVQALFDRAGIAWETPPDMIRTLWWKFMANVGINQASAVLRAPYAAFQAPSDARELMLSSMREVIAVAEKAGVCLTKEDIEAFDPILARLSPGGKTSMLQDVEARRKTEVEMFAGTMIALGEKYSVAVPVNRMLFEAIRKIEAT